gTGGTGAGCATAATGTGATCTCTGAGGTTTccaagtgaggacatttttatgcATGTTTTATAGAGTGCACTGGGTGTAAACTCGAGTAATCCGAGGATGCTTCTCTGTGTGGAGTTTGGGCCAAGTAAAAAGGAAGACCCTTTAGTCAGCACTTCTATTGTTACTGAATTTTCCAGTGAATTCTGCTTGTCTTGCATGTACACACAGCGACATGGAAGCCAATACAAGTTTTTATTAAACACTGTACAacaaaacaccttttttttttattaatgttgtaATAGAGAGATTTGATTCTGCACATTAGCTTAAGTCTATATTTAAGCCTATTCCCTCGGTCGAGTCAGTGAGAGACAGTTAATTCTTTCCGTGGTGACACCTCATCAACAAAGTAGGCCACCCATAAACCCTGCTGCATCAACTTTACATCACCAACTGAAAATAGAGGAAATGGCCCGCAGTAGTGCTCTAGATATTCTGCACTGATTTAAGGAGGTACGTCTGTACAGTTGTATGCAGAAGTTTGGCCACCCCttaacaaataacatattttggtgattttttttttctttttaattgaaaagatttAAACTCAGCCTTTCTAggatatggaaaaaaacatattttctgccCACAATGCAGGGGAAGGCTACAGTCCCCTGACTTAAGCATGACTGAAAATCTGTGGGTAGATCTTAAAAGAGCTGTGCATGCAAGACAGCCCAACAATATTGCAGAACTATAAGCTTTTTGCAAAGaagaatgggagaaaatcccaaatacaAGAATTGAAAGACATTTATCTGGCTACAAAAAGCTGTGATATCTGCCAGAGGAGGTGTTGCTAAGTACTGACTATGTAGGGTGCCCAAACCTTTGCAAATGccacaataatatttttaattatttattattttttcaatgtttGTCGTAAAAAGTAACTATGCCTTAATGTTCCCCCATGTTTTCCAGGCtgtgtttacatattttcaatttaaaaatcaccaaaatatgttatttgtcagcAGGTGGCCAAACAtttgcatacaactgtataCTGGACAGTGAGAGAATAAGACTTGTAATATATTTGCTAattattcttttgtttgtttactcttTGAAGATTTCTGCAGTTCCAGCAGCAGCCCCTCTTTCCAACCCATTCGCAGTCAGATTCCTATACCCACTGCACATGTCATGCCATCCACGGCCGGAGCCCCGGCCTCTAAGCCCCAGGTGTCTGTCCAGGAGGACTCCCAGTCCTCAGTCGAGGGTCACAGGTCTTCCTCTGGCTCTAGAACTCCGAGCGGCTCCACCTCCAAGTCTTCCTCCCTCTCCAAATCAGCTTCTTCGCCCAACTTGGATGCTCAGGCTGGTGTGGGAAGCGACCCTGTGGGGCCAAAACCAGACTGCCTGAGCCGCTACCGAAGCCTCGTCAATGGGCTGGACCACTCACTTTTCCCCACAGATCACACACGAGTGGACGAAGGCCAGAGGTTTGACACTCCCGCTGTGGAACCCACGCTAAATCAGTCAGCCCTGTTGGGGGGGTTATGCCCTGATGTTAGACTCCGATTACAAACAGGGATTAGAGACACCGCAGACTGTGTGTCTGAGGCCTACAGGGGAGCCATGGAGCACAGCTATAAGGTTCTGCCTGAAGCTAGGCCAGGTGTCTCCGGCATAGCAGAGCCCTCCAGCCAGAGGGTTAGTCAGCCCGGTGGAGCCGGATCGGCCAGCGTTTATGCAAGCCCTCTCAGCCTGCAGACACAGGCTCTGCTGAGGGAGCACGCAGGCTCCAAGGGTTATGAGCCACTGCGGCAGGACAGATGTAGTGAACTTTCCAGCtggcagcaacaacagcaacataaGCAGCAATTGGAGAGTTTACGCCTGCAAGTGGAACAAATGCAGGTAAGATTTCATTCTTAAACAAGAAGTCAGCCGCTCTAgttgtaaataaacacaaacccAGGACTGTCGAGGGTTTTTAAAATTGGCCTGATAACTGTCACAGCTCTTTTTAGACCGCCGTAGGGTAGGCACTGATGTCACCCTTTCAAGCAGTACCACAGCTGGGTGGCAAAACAAATGTCGTCATGGCTGCTATGAATAGGGCGAGGAAAACAAAATAGTACTTTGGCAAAGTAAAGGCCGTCAGAGTAGACATGTGGGACAGTCGGGGGGTTTTGGACATTCAAATAGGGCCAGAAATTAGGTTCCTGACACATAGCTCAAcatcagaaaaataatgttacaCTTGACTTAACAAAGCCTGAAGGCACACAGGCGTCTTGTCCTATTTTAAAGGATTTGTCAAAACCAATCagccaaaaaaatcacaagaacTTCAAAGGATATTATGTTGTCTGTCAGGTTCATAAAAGTAGATTCTATTGGATGTTTAATTCAGAAAATTGTTTGCTTTGTTAACATTAACAGCTTCTCATGTCACTGCTTCCATTTTGTAGTCTGCAAGAAATCAAAATGGTAAAAATCTGCTGCACAACAGCACtttcaggattttttaaaaatgttttttcccccccattAGAGTGAATGATGGCAGATGTTGACCGTTGAGTGTTTGCCACTCGACAGCAACTGTCGCCTTTTCCACATACTGTGTGCTGACACATTAATGTACACTTTATCACTTAAACGCTGgtttttaaaactatttacaTATTTGAGATACTTAAACTGGGCAGAATATTCAAAGCAAAATACGACTGGGCTCATGGAGTTTTTACTGTATGAAGAAATTGTTTCTTTGTGATTTGAGTTCagcatttattatttcattcatgGTGCTAGATTTATTCTTCAGGGCAGCAGAACACACTGACACCAGTGTCTTCAGCGTGTGTGTTGGATGAAAGACTTTAAACAGTCATTGAGATGATATTACATATTAATCTAAAGAGATGAGCATTACTTCATACTCATCaagttttgtgtctcttttgtGATGGCCATTTGAAATTAACTATCTTGTCATGGACAAAAAGTAtgttaatgtttacatttgtgttgTTGTCAACAGCTGTATTGTGTGTATTATACACCATCTATATTGTGCTAAGATAAGCTGGACGGCTGTCATCCTTCCAGACAGTTAATGTATAATCAAGGTCAAAATTGTGCATCTGCAAATCTTCACAACCCGTATCTCCATCGCGTATTTCCATTACATGATGCAGCTTTAACTGTCAcatgtttgtgtctctttgtctcaGTTAATGAGTGCTGGAGTGGGTCAGTATCCATCTTTGTACCCGACGCCTGTGCACACAGAGTCTGGCAAGTGGGACGCTCTGGTCAAAGCCAGTGAGAGTCTGCTAAAGGAGAAGGAGCTTATTATTGAGCGGCAAGTGTTTCTAATAGTTTCATGTTGGGAGGGTTGGTGAAGGAATCTTTGTCACCTTttttataacattaaaatgtttgatacCTTGtgattaaaatatgtatataaatctGTCTCACAACCGTGGAGGCTCTGCAGGCTATGTTTCTGTACACATTGTTGACTGTTTTGTGGTTCTGGTCTTGGTGCAGACAAAAGCAACATATGAACCACTTGGAGCAGCGTCTGAGGGAAAGCGAGCTGCAAGTCCATGGAGCCCTCCTGAGCAGAGGGGCCTCTTATGGGGACATGTGTATGCTCCGACTACAGGTTAGTGCAAAAACAACCGAAAACCTTTTGTTAATACAACCATCATCTGTGCAAACAATCTACCCTGAAGAACATTATTGAAACCTCAGTATCACATGATGACATTACAGGAAGCTCAGCGGGAGAACGCCTTCCTGCGGGCGCAGTTTGCCGAGCGCACCGACTGCGTTGCCCTGGAAAAAGCAGAGGCAGAACACAGGCTGGGGGCGGTTGAGGCCGAGACACGCCGACTAACCGACAGCCTGAAAGAGACCTGTGAGAGACACGCAGAGGAGAtgaaaaaacaggaagagagggtgtgtgtgatTGCCTAACACGTCTTCCTAACGTATGATGTTGCACTGAGCAGTTTAAATGACGTCTGCTTTTCAGTGTTGACTTTGCTTCTATTTTAGTGGCATTTATTGGCTGAAACCTGCTTTTACATTTCTGCACTTTGTTCATGTTTGTCATGAATAGAAGATGTTTAAAACCTGTAAAATTTGTAAGTTAGATTTTACATGTTGGCTTTAACTAGttcacttattttcattaaGAAAGAAGAAGCTTTTACTCTGAGGCCAACATGTGATTGTGTTTATAGGAACAGTTGGTCATATGTTCTCACCTCGAGACTCAGTCTGTTACAAGGAAAGTGTAACACCTAGTACTTGTTATATTTGGAGCATATTATCCCACTTACCACAATGTCCTATTTGTGCAGATCCGTAGTCGAGACAAGCACATCAGCAACCTTAAGAAGAAGTGTCAGAAGGAGTCGGAGCTGAAG
This sequence is a window from Thunnus thynnus chromosome 10, fThuThy2.1, whole genome shotgun sequence. Protein-coding genes within it:
- the cep85 gene encoding centrosomal protein of 85 kDa isoform X2; protein product: MKTSQRYIDSKPAARFADMEWQTPAVSEKFQSRFGRRPGTSDSGDTGLGTSASDSAEDFCSSSSSPSFQPIRSQIPIPTAHVMPSTAGAPASKPQVSVQEDSQSSVEGHRSSSGSRTPSGSTSKSSSLSKSASSPNLDAQAGVGSDPVGPKPDCLSRYRSLVNGLDHSLFPTDHTRVDEGQRFDTPAVEPTLNQSALLGGLCPDVRLRLQTGIRDTADCVSEAYRGAMEHSYKVLPEARPGVSGIAEPSSQRVSQPGGAGSASVYASPLSLQTQALLREHAGSKGYEPLRQDRCSELSSWQQQQQHKQQLESLRLQVEQMQLMSAGVGQYPSLYPTPVHTESGKWDALVKASESLLKEKELIIERQKQHMNHLEQRLRESELQVHGALLSRGASYGDMCMLRLQEAQRENAFLRAQFAERTDCVALEKAEAEHRLGAVEAETRRLTDSLKETCERHAEEMKKQEERIRSRDKHISNLKKKCQKESELKRENQQRIETLERYLADLPTLEDYQSQNKQLLEAEQQAAQLQDKVRELEVCLEATRSQLREKDTQLEEQKRRERDLLTTITDMQQRVQQGLEDGARLPTLDIEKLRVENCALREEQQKLKKVIEKQHRMMEQLGSQIQTLEEQISQEDSSSQALREEVMAKEQNVSELRTAMKEPAGALLTQRLHVEIASCLSDLRSLCSILTQRAQGQDPNLSLLLGLTSPPPVAGQDEDWMSPEVLQKKLVEAQQLRRDVEELRNVILDRYAQDMGENCITQ
- the cep85 gene encoding centrosomal protein of 85 kDa isoform X1; the encoded protein is MKTSQRYIDSKPAARFADMEWQTPAVSEKFQSRFGRRPGTSDSGDTGLGTSASDSAEDFCSSSSSPSFQPIRSQIPIPTAHVMPSTAGAPASKPQVSVQEDSQSSVEGHRSSSGSRTPSGSTSKSSSLSKSASSPNLDAQAGVGSDPVGPKPDCLSRYRSLVNGLDHSLFPTDHTRVDEGQRFDTPAVEPTLNQSALLGGLCPDVRLRLQTGIRDTADCVSEAYRGAMEHSYKVLPEARPGVSGIAEPSSQRVSQPGGAGSASVYASPLSLQTQALLREHAGSKGYEPLRQDRCSELSSWQQQQQHKQQLESLRLQVEQMQLMSAGVGQYPSLYPTPVHTESGKWDALVKASESLLKEKELIIERQKQHMNHLEQRLRESELQVHGALLSRGASYGDMCMLRLQEAQRENAFLRAQFAERTDCVALEKAEAEHRLGAVEAETRRLTDSLKETCERHAEEMKKQEERIRSRDKHISNLKKKCQKESELKRENQQRIETLERYLADLPTLEDYQSQNKQLLEAEQQAAQLQDKVRELEVCLEATRSQLREKDTQLEEQKRRERDLLTTITDMQQRVQQGLEDGARLPTLDIEKLRVENCALREEQQKLKKVIEKQHRMMEQLGSQIQTLEEQISQEDSSSQALREEVMAKEQNVSELRTAMKELSAQNQELMEQNLTLQEQISNPEQRSTNQASSALQPAGALLTQRLHVEIASCLSDLRSLCSILTQRAQGQDPNLSLLLGLTSPPPVAGQDEDWMSPEVLQKKLVEAQQLRRDVEELRNVILDRYAQDMGENCITQ
- the cep85 gene encoding centrosomal protein of 85 kDa isoform X3 codes for the protein MPSTAGAPASKPQVSVQEDSQSSVEGHRSSSGSRTPSGSTSKSSSLSKSASSPNLDAQAGVGSDPVGPKPDCLSRYRSLVNGLDHSLFPTDHTRVDEGQRFDTPAVEPTLNQSALLGGLCPDVRLRLQTGIRDTADCVSEAYRGAMEHSYKVLPEARPGVSGIAEPSSQRVSQPGGAGSASVYASPLSLQTQALLREHAGSKGYEPLRQDRCSELSSWQQQQQHKQQLESLRLQVEQMQLMSAGVGQYPSLYPTPVHTESGKWDALVKASESLLKEKELIIERQKQHMNHLEQRLRESELQVHGALLSRGASYGDMCMLRLQEAQRENAFLRAQFAERTDCVALEKAEAEHRLGAVEAETRRLTDSLKETCERHAEEMKKQEERIRSRDKHISNLKKKCQKESELKRENQQRIETLERYLADLPTLEDYQSQNKQLLEAEQQAAQLQDKVRELEVCLEATRSQLREKDTQLEEQKRRERDLLTTITDMQQRVQQGLEDGARLPTLDIEKLRVENCALREEQQKLKKVIEKQHRMMEQLGSQIQTLEEQISQEDSSSQALREEVMAKEQNVSELRTAMKELSAQNQELMEQNLTLQEQISNPEQRSTNQASSALQPAGALLTQRLHVEIASCLSDLRSLCSILTQRAQGQDPNLSLLLGLTSPPPVAGQDEDWMSPEVLQKKLVEAQQLRRDVEELRNVILDRYAQDMGENCITQ